Proteins encoded in a region of the Sphingopyxis sp. OAS728 genome:
- the gspG gene encoding type II secretion system major pseudopilin GspG, with the protein MSLMQLFIRLMLDPARPPRKKDERGFTLTELMVVIFIIGLLATVVMINVLPSQDRAMVTKAKADIATLENALEQYRLDNLTYPASTDGLNALTIAPPALAQPERYRRGGYIKKLPADPWGRPYNYQAPGPNGKAFDVWSLGADGAPGGTDDNADIRADS; encoded by the coding sequence ATGTCTCTGATGCAGCTTTTCATCCGCCTGATGCTCGACCCCGCCCGTCCGCCGCGCAAGAAGGACGAGCGCGGCTTCACACTGACCGAACTGATGGTCGTGATCTTCATCATCGGGCTGCTCGCCACCGTGGTGATGATCAACGTCCTGCCGAGCCAGGACCGCGCGATGGTGACCAAGGCCAAGGCCGATATTGCGACGCTCGAAAATGCGCTCGAGCAGTACCGGCTCGACAATCTGACCTATCCGGCCTCGACCGATGGGCTGAACGCGCTGACCATCGCACCGCCCGCGCTCGCGCAGCCCGAACGCTATCGCCGCGGCGGTTATATCAAGAAGCTGCCCGCCGATCCGTGGGGCCGCCCTTATAATTATCAGGCGCCGGGGCCGAACGGAAAGGCGTTCGACGTCTGGTCGCTCGGTGCCGACGGCGCCCCCGGCGGGACCGACGATAATGCGGATATTCGCGCCGATAGCTGA
- the gspF gene encoding type II secretion system inner membrane protein GspF — MPDYRYVAIDPQGRERKGRLTAANDDAARADLVRRKFHIVAVEAAGAKPAGRSLLAFRRNRLSSKDLALFTRQLATLAEVAPLEEALRTLTRQSEAESARAVIGDVHAGLLEGRRLADAMGRQPGSFPPLYRAMVAAGETTGSLTTILARLADLLERQAEVRGKLIAALAYPIVLAIVAIGVVAALMIFVVPRVVEQFTDVGQQLPFLTRAVIAISSFAANWWWLIALLIAGASFGWVTAMRRPAFKARVDGRLLRLPLFGRLLRDLYAARFARTLSTMVSSRLPLVEGLKLTVPTIRNAALAGATANIVDQVRAGGSLSAALRDAGVFPPLLVYMTASGESAGRLEQMLERAADYLEREFDRFTAASMALLEPVIIVVMGSCVALIILAILLPILQLQNLAGL, encoded by the coding sequence ATGCCTGATTATCGCTATGTGGCGATCGATCCCCAGGGCCGCGAGCGCAAAGGGCGGCTGACCGCCGCCAACGACGACGCGGCGCGCGCGGATCTGGTTCGCCGCAAATTTCATATCGTCGCGGTCGAAGCTGCGGGGGCCAAACCAGCCGGCCGTTCGCTGCTTGCGTTCCGCCGGAATAGATTGAGCAGCAAGGATCTGGCGCTGTTCACGCGCCAGCTCGCGACGCTCGCTGAAGTCGCGCCGCTCGAAGAGGCGCTACGCACGCTGACGCGGCAGAGCGAGGCCGAAAGCGCGCGCGCCGTCATCGGCGATGTCCACGCCGGCCTGCTCGAAGGCCGCCGCCTAGCCGATGCTATGGGACGCCAGCCGGGCAGCTTCCCGCCGCTCTACCGCGCGATGGTCGCCGCGGGCGAAACCACGGGCAGCCTGACCACCATTCTTGCCCGTCTTGCCGACCTGCTCGAACGCCAGGCCGAGGTGCGCGGCAAGCTGATCGCCGCGCTCGCTTACCCCATCGTCCTCGCGATCGTCGCGATCGGCGTCGTCGCGGCGCTGATGATCTTCGTTGTCCCGCGTGTCGTCGAACAATTCACCGACGTCGGCCAGCAACTGCCGTTTCTGACCCGCGCGGTGATTGCGATTTCCAGCTTTGCCGCGAACTGGTGGTGGTTGATCGCGTTGCTGATCGCCGGGGCGAGCTTCGGCTGGGTCACCGCGATGCGGCGCCCGGCGTTCAAGGCGCGCGTCGATGGCCGGCTGCTCCGCCTGCCGCTTTTCGGGCGCTTGCTCCGCGACCTTTATGCCGCGCGCTTTGCGCGGACGCTGTCGACGATGGTGTCGAGCCGCCTGCCGCTCGTCGAAGGGTTGAAGCTGACCGTGCCGACGATCCGCAACGCCGCGCTCGCGGGAGCGACCGCCAATATCGTCGATCAGGTGCGCGCTGGCGGCAGCTTGTCCGCCGCGCTCCGCGATGCCGGGGTCTTCCCTCCGCTGCTCGTCTATATGACTGCGAGCGGCGAAAGTGCCGGGCGGCTCGAGCAGATGCTGGAGCGCGCCGCCGACTATCTCGAACGCGAATTCGACCGCTTTACGGCGGCGTCGATGGCGCTTCTCGAACCTGTCATAATTGTCGTTATGGGGTCTTGCGTGGCCCTTATCATCCTCGCCATTCTGCTTCCGATCCTTCAGTTGCAGAACCTTGCAGGTCTATAA